In Vicia villosa cultivar HV-30 ecotype Madison, WI linkage group LG7, Vvil1.0, whole genome shotgun sequence, the DNA window TACCTTAATCATTTCCCTAGTGAATATAAGGGTGAAATGCCTTCTAAAATTTATTCTTTCATTCATGGTAGTGTCTTATTTCTTCCTCCACTTAAGAGAGCAATACAATGCTTCTTTTGGATTGTGAAGGCCCCCTAAATGATGAGTGATTTACACATGCTTTTTTTGCTCTGCCAAATAATTTATAGGTAGATACTCCTAAGACATGAATTTTTTTCCTACGAAGCATGTCATTATGTTGATATCATCCCCTTTGGTGGAATACTATGTTGAAAAGTTTAGGTTTTGAAGAAAGAAGTGATGGTTTTCTCTTTTTCCATCATGACCATTATGTGCGATTTTCTTACTCTCGAATCCATCTCATTTAACAATGATCTCCTTTTGCAGATTTCCTCAAAGAACCACTTGTATTTACCCTAGAAAGTGAAGTGTCGTCGTAATTTTCCATCAAAGTGAAAAAGAGTGGAAACGTTGAAAATCGTTCCTCACAGTCGGTGCCAAAATGGTTTGGGATATACCTTTTTGGTTCACAAAGAGAAGTGTGAACTAACATCTGATGGTGTTCTTGAAATACAtttacttcaaaaaaaaaaattgttggagAAGGGGGGTACTTGCAACCAATCTAACCCCAAGTTGATGATGATCAAATGTGAGAGATATTTATGATTAACATATCGTGTACTCGAATTTGAGGTCTTCTTTAGGCTCTTGTATTGGCGTTATAAAGGTTTGAAACTCTAAAACCTTCTCATTTGAACACCTACCTCAAAGGAGAGATACTTAGATAACACGTTTCTTATAGATGTGACAACCATACTTATCTCGCGAGATATTTTAGCTTTTGGTTTCCTTAGACTTTCATTCTCTCTCTAATATTCTACACTATTTCCTTTTAACTTTTAGTAATATTGGAGACTAAAAAAAAAATGCTACTAACTAGATTTTTTTTGTGTTCGGGTgtaattgaaatttaaaaaaaaaaaattcattgaatCAGTTAAATTAATAGTTATGCACGAACACATAGATAGAACGTAGGGATGACAAAAATATCCATATCCGCGGATATCCGCAGATAAAATATGGATACGAGGCGGGTAcggataaaaaaaatgaatatttaaatattCGTTTAGTAATGAATATGAATACGGATTTAATGTTATCGTGCCTGCGAATATCCATATCcggtaataaattataaaaattacttaaatattattagttcaTTATACTCTAGCTTTTCATCttttaaaaacctaaaaaaattagtcttctcatattttttttttagttttctttgaAGAAAACATTTATATTTTATACAAATCTTAttgatcattttatatttaagctTTTTGTATACTCCACCAGTACCAATTCTTTTTCCGTCCAACTAATGTCATCCTTTCTACTCCTCCGTTGTCCGCTCTTCCACCATAACTCACAATCACAATTTCATTCCTTTTTTttggttaaaaaggaaatgtaTGAGATATTATGCTTTggtgaaaatgaaggaaattaatttgataaaattttgttgttaaaataagAGAAATTTATATAAATGTTATGTGATAATAAGATCTTGTATCtttaaaagaaactcaaaatatttttttcaaaatataattttagaaaaatagtgtTATTTATGGATATATGTAAATATCTGCGGatactaggggtgttcaaaaatatggttaattgaaTTGTATACTGAAACTGAACTGAATTGCACCATAAAAAAACTGAACCACTTAAATTGGTAATGAATTGCACcgtttaatttaaacaattcagatTCAGTTTAAAACCAGTTCAAAATTAGTTTTCttttataaactggtttaattatataaattaatttttcattaaattctaaaattaaaaaatcatgttttttccaaaattttttaaaaaatctaaaataaataaatagaaaaattaaaattaaaatttctaaaaataatattattattttttaaattaaaaaaagttcaaaacaaaatcaaaaattttgtaaaagaaagtctgaaagtaaaaaaaaaaatcttgaaaataaaattattatatgggTCAGTTTTTCCCTTGTCAAACTGcaaatattcatttaaaattattttcatacCTAAAACtaaatttctctttatttttcaatcaattaaTTAATGTAGCTATTTGGCACTTTAGCTATCAATTTGGTGCTTAAAGAACAAAGTCCTTTAACGTGGCTGTTTTACAAAAacactttttaattaaattagtgcATATTGTTTAGTACcagtaataataattataaccaaaagaaaaaactttgataattttattttttgaattacaactcaaacaaaataatattcaatttttttactgAAACAActttatagaatttctttaacAAAGTGTTAATTTTAATTACTAATGGTACTAAAGCATATGTATAAATTTACTTACAAATTTGTTTttgtagaaaaagaaaaatatgatTAGTATGGAATATAGCAACGTTAAAGGGCTTTGGTTTTTTCAGCTGGCCATTAAAATGCTAAACagttatataaattaattgaCTGAAGTAAGAGAGAAACTTAGTTTTAGGtatgaaaatataattttaaataaaattcaattaatcATAATTAAGAGAGAAGATGTTTTATTGTTAAATTATGAACCTTCATACAAATAAActtttaaaacaatttcaaaataaaatttttgtaaaaataaaatttcaaaataaaagatttttgtaaaaataaaatttcataataaactaattttaaaacaatttctaGTATAAAAACTGGTTTATAATTACAAACTGGTTTTAAATCAGTTTATATATACATACTGGTTTAAACCAGTTTATATATACATACTggtttaaaccaatttataactGAATTGAAACTGCTTTAACAATTAACTGAATTGTTATTAATGTGGTTATtaaaaactgaactgaaccatttatgtggttcagttcagtgcagttcatgaaccatgaacacccctagcGGATACCTTAAAACGCATAAATTACCCATTTAACAGATATCCGCACGTATATGTGGTGGATATGAATATCATATTCATCTAACGGGAGGGAGGGACTCGTTCCTATAAATATCCTTTTACATCCTTAGCAGAAAGCAAATTTGATCTGCAATATTCCACGTGTTCACTTTAAAAGGCTGAAATTCTAGCCACCGACtatttgaaaaaaacaaaaaatattgaaAACAGAAAATAGTATGATAAAATTTACTATTATAAAATGGGAAAAGCTAACCTGTGCCCCCAAGATTTGGTCTAAATCAAATTCAGTACCTATTTCACCAAGCTTCCGTATAGTAACCGACACTGTGCATCAAATTTCCAGCAACACATGAAAAAAAACCTAATCTACAATGTCAACTCAGAACTCAAATGTCTATCACGAAAGACAAAGATTACAGTTCTGTCTCATACATACTCTCAATTCACTCTTTCAGGtattcttcttctcttcaaaCCCTTTTCAATTCAATCATCAATTCTTCAATTCAACTATCACCCATCACCTAAACCCcataaatttcaaatctttttcaaTAATCTGGTTGAATTACGTCTGTTTCTGATTCTGGGTCTGtttattgattttgattttgattttgatttctatTCAACAGCAAAAAGATGCTTTTACTAGAGCAGATTTGAATGCAATTTCTGAGAAACTAGCACTTGATGACACCTCCAACAGTGACTCATGGACACCGTTTTCTATGCTGTTCAAGCCCCATCATAATGCACTGACTGGAAACTATGATATAAATGTTCTAATAGCTGCCTTGGAAGAGAAAGGGAAGAGTGTAGTTTGGCACGATCGGCGAAATGGATGTTCCTCGATTGATCTTGATGCGCCGGAAGATGTTCTGATGGGGGTTGTGGTTAATGTTGCGGTGAAAAGGTTTGCTGGGATTTGGAAAGGTAGGCATTGGATTGCTTTGAGGAAGATTGATGGGGTTTGGTATAACTTGGATAGTGATCTTCATGGTCCTAAATGTTTTCGCGATCAGGATGAAGTGAGAGAGTTTTTGGATTCTAGCATTGTTGGTGGTGGCGAGGTTTTGCTTGTCATGAATCAGAAACATCAGGCGTGAAATTTTTTGGTAAATGTTTGTAAACTTAACTCTCTATTTTGAATGTTATGCTTGTGTTGTGTATAGTGCAAGATTGATAGCGTTTCGATGGAGAATGCTAATTACTAATTCTAATGAAATTTCTATGTATGGTTGCTTCTGAAATTGTCATTGTAAGTAGTATTTGTTTGTATAGAATGTAATGAACTTTTATTAAATGCATCCTTCATTGTGTGTATTGGATAGCTACTTTGTAGTTTGTGCCCTGAATTTTGATTCTGAATGAAGTTACAACTGAGAGTATATAATTAATAGTTAAGATTAAGATTCTAAATTGTACTTTCCTCATTTGTGTTgtaaaaatgccttcatttgaaAGTCATTTATACTGTAGATATCAGAATTGAATACTTAAGATCCTGCTAAAGGGTTTCTGTGATACTATAGTTTTCAGTATAGGGACATACTTCACATAACAACAAGGTCCTAAGATTTCCGTTAATTAACCATATATGCGCCATCTATGAATATTTAAGGAATACAGACAACATATTCTTTAGAACACACTCTTGAACACACATTCTCAAATGCTAAATGTAAAATATCAAATTTGTAGAGTGAGTCTTGTCTTGAGGTATGCAACACACTCTCGAATACTAAATGGAAAATATCAAATTTGTAGAGTGGTAGTCTTATCCTGAGGTAAGCAAATCGTAATGATGCTTTCATATTATAAACATATGCTTAGGGTTGGTAAAAGAGATCTGGTCCGTCGGACATGTCCGTTTTGCCTGCATTTCTTTGCGTGGGAGACTATGGTTTAGGTCCATCCGCCCCGCCCGCCTGCCCCGTTTTTTGCGGGTATTAAGATGAAATTTTGGGCTTTACAGGTGCAATGCCTGTGGGCCCACCCTGCCCTTGTTTTCTTGGGCGTTTGAGAAGCGGGTTATGCCAATTTGCCACTCTCTATTTTTGATACATACATATAAATAAAGTGTCCTAATTATTAAACATTTTGCTTCTCCATTTCATGCTTGAGTTAATGATTAAACCACTCCAACATCTTAATGGAGAATATCAAAGCCTTGGCTTTTTCTTTTGGCATGTGGTCCTCACATTTGCTAATTATTTTCTGACAGAAGAATAGTCCTGATAAACTGCATAGAAATAAAATATTGCAGCATGTTGCTTACAAGGAATTCCAAAGTGGTCTCAAGTTTCACACGAAGTATTGATTAGGACCTTTTGCAAGTATATGTGTGGACTCAACACTGTTCCACTAAATGAGTGGAAAGTTCGATAGAAACTTGAAAGCATCAAATTTGAAAGCATGCTAAATGACACCCTTTTGCTTTCTTTTATATACACAAATTTCCTAGAAACTACATTAGCATTCAAAGTTTCACACTATACCTTTTCTCAAAGTTTAAAATATGGATTTGGATCGCAAGCCTTCAATgctgattttgattttttttttttttaaatatgaaaatagtGAACTTGAAATCTAGACCATTGTACAATCCGGTCTCTCACTTGAAAAATTTCGCTCTTACATTTGTGAGAGGCTGTTTATATATCCGATAAGTTGGGCAGCATCTAAACACGGACTAAATAGAGCCTCGGTTTTAAGTCATTCCGGGGCAAGACCGAGTTAGTTCAAAGTTAATGGGCCAAGTCGAGCAGGCCGGCTCAGAGCCAGCGTATCTTCTTCTAATCGATGCATTCGAACATGCAGACAGAGCATTTAAGACATATGAATAGTCATTACTAAGTCGGTCTCTCACAAGAAAgcaatgaaattgatcccattaATTGGTCTTATGCTGACAAGGGGACATTATTCTTAATGACAATCATCGGTCTTAAGGACACATAATATTTGATGTTCTATTTATACCGGCAACCATGAATGGACAAGAATATGTTCtatacaatttatttttaaacttgcGACTCTGACCAGCTCTGCGCTGATAGAGTTATCAATTAGTGTATTGTGCATGTACAACTGTATGATCTTGGTCAAAAGGCTTAGATGTGTCTTGTTAGACTAGGAGCTTTGAAGATAGAATTAACAAAAAAACAATGGAACACAACTCAAGTGCTGGTTTTGCAAGCTTATAGTAAAATAAGTAACTGATGTGTAGCCCCACCTTCCTCATTTTTTTAATGTCTTGTTTCTGAGGTAGGAATGGAATGATGACACAATTGCTTTAAACTAAATATTCCTGCTATCTTTGATTTCACTCAAGTTAGATACCTTTTGTCCTCTTCACCATTGCACAGAAATCATAAAGTATGTTCTACAAAGTCACAGGGCGGCAATTTCTCTAAAATAGAAAGTAATAAAGTGCTATGAAACACGAACACCGATCACGACAGTGATATTATTGAGACGTCGAtatcaataataatttaaaaatatgaatcaaTTGAATGTTATCACAAGTGTTGGTGTCATGTTAATGTCAGACACTGACACAGACACATTTTTTTCCAGAGGTGTCAGTGCTACAGAGATAAAGAGTGCAGTTGCAAATGTATCTGCAACTTTAATTTACTTAAATATAAATATGTTTGTTTTCTCACTACCTTAGTCCACTTTTCTACTTGTTTTTGATGAATTTTCCTTTGTTCTTTCACACAGGTTTTTCATGATAAACACACTCACAATGAGAAAGAGTGAATTAAATAATCCCTATAAGTACTTCTTACTCAAGCACACAAGACCTTCCTCCTTCCAAAGCTCTCTCCTACAATACTTTTAACTTACAACAGTAGCTTCACAAGAATATTAATATTAGCATCATCATGCAAACAATAGTAAGCAACAAAATGAGTCACAATGAGAAAACAACCTCATCATGGAGACAAAATTCTAATAGAAAATTGGCCAGAAATCGGCATGTCAGAAGCTGCACATTCAGGATTCCTTGGCAATCTGAATTCTCTCCCATTGAGGTTTTCAAAGATCTTGCAGAAAGAGTGGCGAATGCTTTACGGTTGGGGTCTCAGAGGAGATCCTTACCCCGAGACTCGTCGTCCTTAGGAAGATCAGCATCAGCAGGATCGTCTGCTGATTCTCATAGAACAGCTGCTGTTGAAGATTGCATTGAGTTCATCCACTCTTCTTATTCTAGATCAAATTCCTCATCTAAAACATCGCAATCAAATTCCTCATCTAAAACATCGCAAGAAGATTCTATACAAGCTTCTTGAGATACTTATGATTAAATTATCTATCAACTACAAAGGTGTGCTTGCTTATTGTATATAAACAGAATCAGTGTTTAACCTTTTTTCATGGATTTCTAACTGTGCATTTCATTTCAGCTAAATAATAAGTTTGATTTTCAATAAACAGTTATGGTGTCTTCCCTTTTAAATTTATTCGGTAAGATTTTATCGACTTATTGCGAAACCAACTATTGTGTTCAATATTGTTAAGAGTCCAAATCGTACAATATATGGTTTAAACATGTGATTATAAGTGGAGGAtaatcctcaccttacaagccaATTTTGTATGGATGAGTTTGGTCCAACGACATTTCTTATCATGTTTGGTTTAAGATTTAATGAGCCGTCTACTATCAGGTTTCCGCTATCAGGCTACCACCCCTTTATCTTCATGTTCCAGGTGTCCAATTCTGAACGTGAGgaggtgtgttaagagtctcacatcagaCAACACATGAGATGGACATATGTTTAGTGGGAGacaatcttcatcctacaaaCCGACTTTGTAGGAATCTGTTAGAACCATACACGTTTCTTATCAAATATAAACTAGAAAAACAAACATTATATTAAAAAGACTTCATGCTAAATAGATTAAAATCTAAATAAACAGAAACATATAATATTAATATGCATGCAACTGGTTAAAGAACTTGCATGATATATATTACTTCAATTAATTCTTGGAAAACAATCCTTCAAAAACACCCTTTTTCTTTTGTGGAACTGCTACAGAATTCTTGCCACCACGTCCACCACTAGTAGTGCCTCTACCATTCTTGCTACCACGTCCACTAGTAGTAGTGCCTCCACCATTCTTGCCTTCAACTTTCTTGAGAATAGGATCAGTCTCTAGCAGCTGATCTTCTTTCTGCATACCACCAAGAATCCAATCAAGAAATCCTTTCTCTTCCTTGCCTCCACCTGCTGCACCTTTTGTAGCTCTAGCTACAAACACTCTTCTTCTTGTTGGAGCAATTGATAACATGGTAGTGGTAATGGAAGCCATTAATTCTCTCCTAGCTTTGTTCGAAGGTTTATATCAATAAGAAACTAAAATACAAATTTTGGTTGATTTTGAATAGTGAAGGATGCATATATATGTATTTTGTGGATGTTTTTCTGAAGTAAATGTGAGCCGTTGGATTTAGTTTGTATGATGATGTTGCAATTGAGGAGAAACGTTTAGCACAAGGTCTCCACAAGTGTATTATCTTGAATGTTTGGaattttctttggaagctaaaatatttctcaataaataaatgattataGCATGGTTGTGAATTTGACTTGTGGCACAATCAAAACcagttttatgtttttttggtccacaaacattaaaaaagaaaaactcTTTTAAAAGTATGTTTTCTAATTTTCTTGTTCTTATTTTAAAAGTACTATTTTTATTTGAACTGTTGTTTCAGAATTTTGATGCAAACCGAATTTCTGAGAGCGGTTAAACAGATTCTAATGACTGTGTCTTGCACTCCACTGTGTGTTTGCAAAGCTTACAAAGAAAAGAGATGAAGTTGGCATAGAAACTTGTACTTTTTGTTAAATTGTCATACAAGAAATCGATTATAACATAAAACTAGAGAGCACTGCttaaatatttacatttttttcCTTCAATTTATGCCAAAAACTTCACACCAACTCTCTCCTAAACCATGTCATAATGCCATTCCCACAAAATATATAaacaagcaaaaacaaaacatctTCTCATCACTATCACATCTCATGCAAAATGGAAACACTGCCTCTTCTCCTTACCCTAACAGCTGCCTTCTCTGCCTACTTTCTTTGGTTCCATCTCCTCGCTCGAACCCTAACCGGTCCAAAAACATGGCCTTTCGTCGGTAGTCTCCCGGCCCTATTCAAAAACCGGAACCAAGTCCACGATTGGATCGCTAGCAACCTCCGTGCTACCGGTGGTTCAGCCACCTACCAAACATGCATAATCCCTCTCCCTTTCTTGGCTCACAAGCAAGGGTTCTACACTGTTACATGCCACCCTAAAAACCTCGAACACATTCTCAAAACCCGGTTCGATAATTACCCCAAAGGGCCTAAATGGCAGACCGCATTCCACGACCATTTAGGCCATGGAATTTTTAATAGTGACGGCGAGACATGGCTAATGCAACGAAAAACTGCTGCTCTCGAATTCACTACACGGACATTGAAACTAGCCATGGCACGGTGGGTGAACCGGTCTATTAAGTACCGGTTATGGTATATTTTGGATAAATCGATTAAAGATAATGTCTCGGTAGATTTACAAGATCTTCTGTTACGCCTGACGTTTGATAATATTTGTGGACTTACGTTTGGTAAAGATCCTGAAACTCTTTCACCTAAATTACCTGAAAACCCCTTTGCTGTTGCTTTTGACACAGCCACTCAAGCTACCATGCAAAGGTCAGTGACTAACTCTTATACTTCTAGTTGTAGACTTATGCTTTTGACTTT includes these proteins:
- the LOC131620720 gene encoding uncharacterized protein LOC131620720 gives rise to the protein MASITTTMLSIAPTRRRVFVARATKGAAGGGKEEKGFLDWILGGMQKEDQLLETDPILKKVEGKNGGGTTTSGRGSKNGRGTTSGGRGGKNSVAVPQKKKGVFEGLFSKN
- the LOC131620719 gene encoding josephin-like protein, with the protein product MSTQNSNVYHERQRLQFCLIHTLNSLFQQKDAFTRADLNAISEKLALDDTSNSDSWTPFSMLFKPHHNALTGNYDINVLIAALEEKGKSVVWHDRRNGCSSIDLDAPEDVLMGVVVNVAVKRFAGIWKGRHWIALRKIDGVWYNLDSDLHGPKCFRDQDEVREFLDSSIVGGGEVLLVMNQKHQA